In a genomic window of Gemmatimonadaceae bacterium:
- a CDS encoding nucleotide sugar dehydrogenase, with protein MAAERTTKDTVLAKIQDRSAVVGVIGLGYVGLPLAVEFAKAGFRVIGYDVSERVVGLLTRGESHIQDVAAADVAALVKSGKFQATTDEARLGESDAISIAVPTPLSKTRDPDMSYVISAAEAATRQARKGTLVVLESTTYPGTTREILMPALEARGFVVGKDVFVAFSPERVDPGNPVYQTKNTPKVVGGITPNCTELAMALYTSCIDRTVRVSSPEAAELTKLLENTFRSVNIGLVNEMAIVCDKLGVDVWEVIEAAATKPFGFMKFTPGPGIGGHCIPLDPHYLAWKMRTLNYKTRFIDLASEINSQMPAFVVEKVSQALNVDRKPVNGSRVLVLGVAYKRDIDDVRESPALDVIRLLEEHGATVEFHDPHIDSVREDGHVRKGVPLTKDRLAAADAVVIVTDHRDVDYQMVMDNASLIVDSRNVTANLNSSKARVVSLSARSNGTDH; from the coding sequence ATGGCCGCTGAGCGGACCACGAAGGACACGGTGCTCGCCAAGATCCAGGACCGCAGCGCCGTCGTCGGCGTGATCGGCTTGGGATACGTCGGGCTGCCGCTGGCCGTCGAATTCGCCAAGGCCGGCTTCCGCGTGATCGGCTACGACGTCAGCGAACGAGTCGTCGGCCTTCTCACGCGCGGCGAATCGCACATCCAGGACGTCGCCGCCGCGGACGTCGCCGCGCTCGTGAAGAGCGGCAAGTTCCAAGCGACGACCGACGAGGCCCGCCTCGGCGAATCGGACGCGATTTCGATCGCCGTCCCGACGCCGTTGAGCAAGACGCGCGATCCCGACATGAGCTACGTGATTTCGGCCGCCGAAGCGGCCACGCGGCAGGCTCGCAAGGGAACGCTCGTCGTGCTCGAGAGCACGACCTATCCGGGCACGACGCGCGAGATCCTCATGCCGGCGCTCGAGGCCAGAGGGTTCGTCGTCGGCAAGGACGTCTTCGTCGCGTTCAGTCCCGAGCGCGTGGATCCGGGAAATCCCGTCTATCAGACGAAGAATACGCCGAAAGTCGTCGGCGGCATCACGCCGAACTGTACCGAATTGGCGATGGCGCTCTATACGAGCTGCATCGATCGCACGGTGCGCGTGTCGTCGCCGGAGGCCGCGGAGCTTACCAAGCTCCTCGAGAACACGTTCCGCTCGGTGAACATCGGCCTCGTGAACGAGATGGCGATCGTCTGCGACAAGCTGGGCGTGGACGTGTGGGAGGTCATCGAGGCCGCGGCCACGAAGCCTTTCGGGTTCATGAAATTCACGCCGGGGCCGGGGATCGGCGGGCACTGCATTCCGCTCGACCCGCACTACCTCGCCTGGAAGATGCGCACGCTGAACTACAAGACGCGCTTCATCGACCTGGCGAGCGAGATCAACAGCCAGATGCCGGCGTTCGTCGTCGAGAAGGTGTCGCAGGCGCTCAACGTCGACCGCAAGCCGGTCAACGGCAGCCGCGTGCTGGTGCTCGGCGTCGCGTACAAGCGCGACATCGACGACGTTCGCGAGAGTCCGGCGCTCGACGTGATCCGCTTGCTCGAAGAGCACGGTGCCACCGTCGAGTTTCACGACCCGCACATCGACAGCGTCCGCGAGGACGGCCACGTTCGCAAAGGCGTTCCGTTGACGAAGGACCGGCTGGCGGCCGCCGACGCCGTCGTCATCGTGACCGACCACCGGGACGTCGACTACCAGATGGTCATGGACAACGCGTCGCTGATCGTCGATTCGCGCAACGTCACGGCGAATCTCAACTCGTCGAAGGCCCGCGTGGTTTCGCTTTCGGCGCGCTCCAACGGGACCGACCACTGA
- a CDS encoding DegT/DnrJ/EryC1/StrS family aminotransferase encodes MPVPLLDLRAQHETIRAEIAQAIAGIVESQLFILGSPVERLEREVAALSHTKYAVGCASGTDALLLALRALDVGPGDEVVTTPFTFFATAGTIHNVGGRAVFVDIDPDTFNMLPEAAAAARTSRTKAVVPVDLFGQMAPIERVMTAMRGVPVIEDAAQTIGARRSIDGEWRMAGEVATIGTFSFFPSKNLGAFGDGGMMVTQDEAIATRLKRLRMHGGAKMYFHDEVGFNSRLDALQAAILSAKLPHLEAWSDKRRSNAAYYDEALRGVDGVVTPVVDPANESIFNQYTIRADRRDALQSFLKDRGIGNAIYYPLPLHLQPCFEYLGYKKGACPESERAANEVLSLPIYPELTRAQLDEVVSTIRAFYGR; translated from the coding sequence ATGCCGGTTCCTTTGCTGGATTTGCGGGCGCAGCACGAGACGATTCGCGCGGAGATCGCACAGGCCATCGCGGGCATCGTCGAATCGCAGCTCTTCATTCTGGGTTCGCCCGTCGAGCGGCTGGAGCGCGAGGTCGCCGCACTGTCGCATACGAAGTACGCCGTCGGTTGCGCGAGCGGCACCGACGCGCTTTTGCTGGCCTTGCGCGCGCTGGACGTAGGTCCCGGCGACGAGGTCGTCACGACGCCGTTCACGTTCTTCGCCACCGCGGGCACGATCCACAACGTCGGCGGCCGAGCCGTGTTCGTGGACATCGATCCCGACACCTTCAACATGCTGCCGGAAGCCGCGGCGGCCGCGCGGACCTCGCGCACGAAAGCGGTCGTACCCGTCGACCTGTTCGGTCAGATGGCGCCGATCGAGCGCGTGATGACGGCGATGCGCGGCGTGCCGGTGATCGAGGACGCGGCGCAGACGATCGGCGCCCGCCGCTCGATCGACGGCGAATGGCGCATGGCCGGTGAAGTCGCCACGATCGGCACGTTCAGCTTCTTCCCGTCGAAGAACCTCGGCGCCTTCGGCGACGGCGGGATGATGGTGACGCAGGACGAAGCGATCGCCACGCGCCTCAAGCGTCTGCGCATGCACGGCGGCGCGAAGATGTATTTCCACGACGAGGTCGGTTTCAATAGCCGTCTCGACGCGCTGCAAGCCGCCATTCTGAGCGCCAAGCTGCCGCACCTCGAGGCGTGGAGCGACAAGCGGCGGAGCAACGCCGCGTATTACGATGAAGCGCTCCGAGGCGTCGACGGCGTCGTCACGCCGGTCGTCGATCCGGCCAACGAGTCGATCTTCAACCAGTACACGATTCGCGCCGACCGCCGGGACGCGCTTCAGAGCTTTCTCAAGGACCGCGGCATCGGCAACGCGATCTACTATCCGCTGCCGCTGCACCTGCAGCCGTGCTTCGAGTACCTCGGCTACAAAAAGGGCGCATGCCCTGAATCCGAGCGCGCGGCGAACGAGGTGCTGTCGCTCCCGATCTACCCCGAGCTGACGCGCGCGCAGCTAGACGAGGTCGTCTCCACGATCCGAGCGTTCTATGGCCGCTGA
- the nadD gene encoding nicotinate-nucleotide adenylyltransferase, whose product MRIGLLGGSFDPPHNGHLLAAGDVYDALSLDRLVFIPAASQPLKAGLTEASAAQRLAMTRRLVEGDPRFEVDSIEIDRGGLSYTVDTLAALGGRWPGAELFWLVGADVTHSFAKWRAPERVAALATIVVMVRAGDAANLTAIPGGGALKSLETRRIDISSTEVRRRVREGKSIRGFVPDAVAAYIAAERLYQ is encoded by the coding sequence GTGCGGATCGGACTCCTTGGGGGGAGTTTCGATCCCCCGCACAACGGCCATCTGCTGGCCGCCGGCGATGTCTACGACGCTCTCTCGCTCGACCGCTTGGTGTTCATTCCCGCGGCGTCTCAGCCTCTCAAGGCCGGGCTCACCGAGGCGAGCGCGGCGCAACGTTTGGCCATGACGCGCCGACTCGTTGAGGGGGACCCGCGCTTCGAGGTCGATTCGATCGAGATCGATCGCGGCGGGTTATCTTACACGGTTGACACGCTGGCGGCCCTGGGCGGACGGTGGCCCGGAGCGGAGTTGTTCTGGCTCGTCGGGGCCGACGTCACGCACTCGTTCGCCAAGTGGCGAGCGCCGGAGCGTGTCGCGGCGCTCGCGACGATCGTCGTGATGGTCCGGGCTGGGGACGCGGCCAATCTGACGGCGATCCCGGGGGGGGGCGCGTTGAAGTCGCTGGAAACGCGGCGGATCGACATCTCGTCCACCGAGGTGCGACGTCGCGTGCGGGAAGGAAAGTCGATTCGAGGGTTCGTGCCGGACGCGGTCGCCGCGTACATCGCGGCCGAGCGTCTGTACCAATAG
- the bamD gene encoding outer membrane protein assembly factor BamD translates to MHRFPRRLVAALVVLGGVVACRPEFQLKNFTSNEALYTASLNAYNRHHWDDAVAGFEKLTTDLPPRDTLLPRSYWYLASAHDHMDEHLLAAQSYDRLVQTFPEDSLADDAALETARSYRRMWRKPQLDPTYGETALASYNTLIGLYPSSPLVTVAQKEIAELENWFAIKDYDAGMYYIRRKDPYSAIIYLKDILTKFANTPKAYDAALRLVEVYKDVKYKDDASDMCTQVRQRYPKDQRALDICKGIPDTPAARADSGQTAAVKPPPPSAPTGR, encoded by the coding sequence ATGCACCGATTCCCTCGCAGACTCGTCGCGGCGCTGGTCGTATTGGGCGGCGTCGTGGCGTGCCGGCCGGAATTTCAACTCAAGAACTTCACGAGCAACGAGGCGCTCTACACCGCCTCGTTGAATGCGTACAATCGGCATCATTGGGACGACGCAGTCGCCGGCTTCGAGAAGCTGACGACGGATCTGCCGCCCCGCGATACGCTGTTGCCCCGGTCGTACTGGTATCTCGCGTCGGCGCACGATCACATGGACGAGCACCTGCTCGCCGCGCAGAGCTACGACCGTCTCGTCCAGACGTTTCCGGAAGACTCGCTGGCCGACGACGCCGCCCTGGAAACCGCGCGCTCGTACCGCCGAATGTGGCGGAAGCCTCAGCTCGACCCGACGTATGGTGAGACGGCGTTGGCGTCATACAACACGCTCATCGGGCTCTACCCGTCCTCTCCGCTCGTGACGGTCGCGCAAAAGGAGATCGCCGAGCTCGAGAATTGGTTCGCGATCAAGGACTATGATGCCGGGATGTACTACATCCGCCGCAAAGACCCGTACTCGGCGATCATCTACCTCAAGGACATCCTCACGAAGTTCGCGAACACGCCGAAGGCCTACGACGCCGCGCTTCGCTTGGTGGAAGTGTACAAGGACGTGAAATACAAGGACGACGCGAGCGACATGTGCACCCAGGTGCGGCAGCGGTATCCGAAAGACCAACGCGCCCTGGACATATGCAAAGGAATTCCGGACACGCCCGCGGCGAGGGCCGATTCGGGGCAGACAGCGGCCGTGAAGCCCCCGCCACCATCGGCGCCAACTGGGCGCTGA
- a CDS encoding NAD-dependent epimerase/dehydratase family protein codes for MTARTILVTGGAGHVGSHVVELLVGDPENRIISLDNYSTGRRENHVVGAEYREGHTKEIARVVPETPDVVYHLGEYARIAPSFDDVATVYDYNIVGTFAVAEFCRQRGVGKLVYSASSTKFAIEGDGRHQNPYSFTKATNVDLINDYGRWFDLDYAICYFYNAFGPREVGTGRYATLIAKFQELHRAGKPLEVVAPGTQRRAFTFVRDLARGIVMVGEQGHGDGYALRAANSYSVLDIAKAFGGPITMVEGYPGRHDVTDDPTRARDELGWEATVDVMEWIREFTGGRQAARSV; via the coding sequence ATGACCGCGCGGACGATTCTCGTTACGGGCGGCGCGGGTCACGTGGGCTCGCACGTGGTCGAGTTGCTCGTCGGCGATCCGGAGAATCGGATCATTTCGCTCGACAACTACTCGACGGGCCGCCGGGAGAACCACGTCGTCGGCGCCGAGTATCGCGAGGGGCACACGAAGGAGATCGCGCGTGTGGTGCCCGAGACACCGGACGTCGTCTATCATCTCGGCGAGTACGCGCGCATCGCGCCGAGCTTCGACGACGTCGCGACGGTCTACGACTACAACATCGTCGGCACGTTCGCGGTCGCGGAGTTTTGTCGGCAGCGAGGTGTGGGCAAGCTCGTCTACTCGGCCTCGAGCACCAAGTTCGCCATCGAGGGCGACGGGCGGCATCAGAACCCGTATTCGTTCACGAAGGCCACCAACGTCGACCTCATCAACGACTATGGTCGATGGTTCGACCTCGACTACGCCATTTGCTATTTCTACAACGCGTTCGGCCCGCGTGAAGTCGGCACCGGCCGATACGCGACGCTGATCGCGAAATTCCAGGAGCTTCACCGAGCGGGAAAGCCGCTCGAGGTCGTTGCGCCTGGAACCCAGCGCCGAGCGTTCACCTTCGTGCGCGACCTGGCGCGAGGCATCGTCATGGTCGGCGAGCAGGGACACGGCGACGGTTACGCGCTGAGGGCGGCCAATTCGTACAGTGTCCTCGACATCGCCAAGGCCTTCGGCGGACCGATCACCATGGTCGAGGGGTACCCAGGCCGCCACGACGTCACCGATGACCCGACGCGGGCGCGCGACGAGCTTGGCTGGGAGGCGACCGTGGACGTCATGGAGTGGATCCGGGAGTTCACGGGCGGCCGCCAAGCAGCTCGCAGCGTGTAG
- a CDS encoding UDP-glucose/GDP-mannose dehydrogenase family protein, with the protein MNIAVVGTGYVGLVVGACLAETGNQVTGADVDEAKIDGLLKNVLPIYEPGLDHLVARNQSARRLAFTTDVASAIAGAEVVFIAVGTPPDEDGSADLRYVLNVAETIGRSMARETVVVTKSTVPVGTAAKVSDAVGRHARFPFHVVSNPEFLKEGAAVDDFMKPDRVVLGAETDHARSVMAELYAPFVRTGRPIIFMDLPSAEMTKYAANAMLATRISFMNDIAELCERVGANVDVVRKGIGSDERIGSAFLFPGPGYGGSCFPKDVKALVKTARDQATCLRILEAVEAVNQDQKHRMFEKLTTALGGDVSGARIAVWGLAFKPNTDDMREAPALTLIEELLAAGATVAAHDPVAMDEAARRLGSRVEFATSGYQAATGADALAVVTDWNEYRHPDFARIKQVLKQPIIVDGRNLYPLHRMTELGFKYYSIGRRAIA; encoded by the coding sequence ATGAATATCGCGGTGGTCGGCACGGGGTACGTCGGTCTCGTCGTCGGCGCTTGCCTCGCCGAAACCGGCAATCAGGTCACGGGTGCCGACGTCGACGAGGCCAAGATCGACGGGCTCCTCAAGAACGTCTTGCCGATCTACGAGCCGGGGCTCGACCACCTCGTCGCGCGCAATCAGTCGGCGCGGCGATTGGCGTTCACGACCGATGTGGCCTCGGCGATCGCCGGCGCCGAAGTCGTGTTCATCGCCGTGGGCACGCCGCCCGACGAGGACGGATCCGCCGACCTGCGATACGTGCTCAACGTCGCCGAGACGATCGGCAGGAGCATGGCGCGCGAAACCGTGGTCGTCACGAAATCCACGGTGCCCGTCGGAACGGCGGCGAAGGTTTCCGACGCCGTCGGCCGACACGCCCGTTTTCCGTTTCACGTCGTCAGCAATCCCGAGTTCCTCAAGGAAGGCGCGGCCGTCGACGACTTCATGAAGCCGGACCGCGTCGTGCTCGGCGCGGAAACGGATCACGCGCGCAGCGTGATGGCCGAATTGTACGCGCCGTTCGTGCGTACCGGGCGGCCGATCATCTTCATGGACCTGCCGTCGGCGGAGATGACGAAGTACGCCGCGAACGCGATGCTCGCAACGCGCATCTCGTTCATGAACGACATCGCCGAGCTCTGCGAGCGCGTCGGGGCAAACGTCGACGTGGTGCGAAAGGGCATCGGCAGCGACGAGCGGATCGGATCGGCCTTCCTGTTCCCGGGTCCGGGGTACGGCGGCTCGTGCTTCCCCAAGGACGTGAAGGCGCTCGTGAAGACCGCCCGCGACCAGGCGACGTGCCTGCGCATTCTCGAGGCGGTCGAGGCCGTGAACCAGGACCAGAAGCACCGCATGTTCGAGAAGCTGACGACGGCGCTCGGCGGCGACGTCTCGGGCGCGCGCATCGCCGTATGGGGACTGGCCTTCAAGCCGAACACCGACGACATGCGCGAGGCGCCGGCACTCACGCTGATCGAAGAGCTTCTCGCCGCCGGAGCGACGGTCGCCGCCCACGACCCCGTCGCGATGGACGAAGCCGCGCGCCGGCTCGGCTCGCGCGTCGAGTTCGCGACGTCGGGCTATCAGGCGGCGACGGGCGCCGACGCGCTCGCCGTCGTGACCGATTGGAACGAGTACCGCCATCCGGATTTCGCCCGCATCAAGCAGGTGCTGAAGCAGCCGATCATCGTCGACGGGCGAAACCTGTATCCGCTCCACCGCATGACGGAACTCGGCTTCAAGTACTACTCGATCGGGCGCCGGGCGATCGCGTGA